The window TACAAACTACTGTTACCAAATTACCAATTGAATAAATTGATCAATGGCAGTCTAAAACTAGAATAAATTAAGTTTAGAATACAACAGTCGAATATAATTATTCTGACAAGGAAAAAAAGGTCACATCGAACAGCTATAAAGTGGAGGAGTAGCTGTCAAATTTCCGGCGGATCGAATCGAATCAGCAAAGCAAAGCAGCCGCCGATTATTAGTTgcggagagaaaaagaaaagaataagaCAGTAATCAAAGAATCCAATAGCGTGCTAGCTTGCCAAGGGCCAATTGGCTTTTACAATGGCGGATCGGACCTCATAGCAAATGACGGTTCATGCAATTCCATGGAGTTAAAGTTGGAAAAAAAAACAGTGAAAATAAACCCACTAGGTGAAGTCGCACAACCAAGGATTTCGAGGAAAATTGGATTCTTCCCtgaaataaaataatacaaaatgACATTGATTACACCATGTTTTTTTATTTTGAGAAGATAATTTAAAGTATTATAGAATGAtatctaaatattttttatataaaatagaTTGCTGAAAGGCTCACCGAATCAGAAGTAATGGATAGATAGCCATCCGGGGAACTCCAGGCCGGTGTTGACGACGACGTCGATGTTGAAGAATCGGTGCCAGCTGCAGGACTACTCGAGCTGCTGCTATTAGTGCCGACGGCGTTTATTCCGGCGAATCCTAAGGGATAAGACGGTGATCCGTCGGGCTTGAAAAGCCCGTAATTGCGCTCCGACATCGGACCGGGCTTCAAGTTCTCGTTAAACAAGGCAAATACGTATATATTCAAATTGGTGTTAGGTCTCAACGGAGTTCCCTTCTTTTGACTCACGAGTTTGATGAGATTGCAGTTATATTTCCTCGCATTATCCGGCGTTGCTCCGACCTCGTCACCGTCTCCCTTCGACGGCCAACCTGTCTCTGAGATCTGGACGCACACGTTTTTGTAGCCAATTGACGCTAAAGCAGAGTGTACTGCATCGATCTGAGCGTAAAGCATGTTATCGTAGTGGAGATTCGTCACAGGATCGACATTCCCCGAATTAGGCTGAAAGAGCACGTAATCGAGCGGCACTTGCTTCGGATTTGCCTTGTAGGCAAAATAAGGATAAGCATTAATCTGAAAAGGCGAGCCTGTTTTACAATGGAAGTTCAACACCTGAGTAACACAGTCCACCAAATCCCGGCGAAAAGCTCCGGCGGACGGCGGATAGGAAGTTTCTAGAATTGCAAGGGAATGTGCGGTGCTAACGCTTACTTGTTTGTCAAGGTGAAGACTGACAAGCGCAGCGTAAACGCTTTCCATCGCCGGGAGGAGATTGTTGGAGAGCGAAGTGTCGTTAAACGTGAGGACTTCATTTCCGACGGCGATGCAACTGATTTTGGTCGCCGGTAAATAGGCTTGGACGTTGGTTTTGACCCAAGCCTGAGCTTTGGCAGGATCCTTCATATCGGCGAGGTACTCATTGCCGATGCTAACAATGAACTCGACGTTAGTGTTTGCAAAGGCTTTGAGTACACGTGGATCTGCGTCGTACAGCTTCAGTCTAGTTGCGCCCATGGACTTCACTAACGGGACCACTTTCTCCGGCGGAGGAAGGTTATCGGCTATCTGCCCGTAGTTTACGCCGATTGAAGTCCCCATAACGGGGCTCAAAAACACTAAAATTACAACTACAAGGTATTTGGTTGAAAATTCCATGAATCTCCAAATATTTGCTCAGAGATTCAACTAAAGTTTAAAATGTAGAAGAAGAAATGGATGAGGAAGGAGTGGAGCTTGAAGAGGGAAGTGAAGTGAGTGGAGTAAAGAGTGGGAATTGAGTGGGAACTGACTTCTGGGGAAGTAACGTAACGGCGTTAATGCAAGTTGACGGAGTTAGGTGAGCCATTCATTTCATGAATTAGTAGTGACATTAAACATTAGTCCGTATTCCAGCAGTCGCCTGTCGCATCTGCATGCCCATGCCCTGATTTAAATTTCCTCCCGATGTAGTTTAGTAAGGATCTTAACCCATAGGGGTGGCAAATAGGTAGGTTTGGTCGGCTGTGGGTGGGTCGGGACGgataatgaaaaaaaaaaaattattcgatCCAATCATATTAATATGAATAAAAAATGAGTTAACTGACGGATAATATGAATTATATAATTCATGATGTCACgtcccgaccttggggagcgtgaccgacgctcaaccgagatatttcggtcaagcaagcctttacaataccttctacccaactcacccataaataaagaaaagaatacatttcattaattagacagaaagtggtcatgtgaataacactagTTCATtcccattagttacgtcattaacaagtctccaaaacagtATATTGTACGATCAtggttaaagtggaacagatgatacgattacCACTATCCTACCATCGAAAGTTGATAGGGCAGAAATTTGAATGATGCGTCGCCGGCACGATGGCCGTGCGATCCGTCGAGTTATCATGAATCATCGCAGCAACGGGCAGAGCCCGCGTCGACCTTTTATCTAATAAATGCATCCCTTCCAGAAGTCGGGGTTTGTTGCACGTATTAGCTCTAGAATTACTACGGTTATCCGAGTAGTAGATACCATCAAACAAACTATAACTGATTTAATGAGCCATTCGCAGTTTCACAGTCTGAATTTGTTCATActtactgttacgcggcgccttcctgaagttccttggaagggcgacgtaaggctaggcaaccgatgtcagtacggttgctgtccgccaactgaggtcccctccgtacgctagactagattgtcagtgccgtacgggaaaaccaatgtcatgagcaattgaaagagagcagaaaagagaattgagaatgaaagaaagcttgattgcattgaatgaaagctattacagaaaacaagacggtgtcgggggggagagacaccagtacagagaattgtttgcttgcttgaaagttttgattgcttggtcccccttaataatgcttaaaaaaaataaaccaaagttacatgactagacctatgaaagctggaaaatcacacttaaagaaaatgcagcaaaactactctatatttacaatgaaaaggacttagtcttctacaaagcagcagcaagtccgttggcagcaactttgtctttagcatcagggtctgcgcgcgcggcattgtctgcgcgcgcggcgctgttggcttttgcctgtggctgggcgctggcgatggctatcggtggggcgacagaggcacatgcgcgcttgtcacttggagctgccgagaccacggggccgaccgtggcgacgggcgttgggaggctggccaggacgccacggggcgcgtccaagggatcatggggcatggctggaaagccgcccatgacattctcccccacctgagttggcgacgtcctcggcgccttccttgcaaggtaatcatcaatcaggctcttgtaggctttgaggtttgttcccctctcccaagtattctcctctgcatcacatccctgccatttcaccaagaactcctggtgatcttttcttgaggcgtgaatcactcgatcatcaagaatagcttcagcacgcctttttcc is drawn from Nicotiana tomentosiformis chromosome 12, ASM39032v3, whole genome shotgun sequence and contains these coding sequences:
- the LOC104089577 gene encoding glucan endo-1,3-beta-glucosidase 11-like encodes the protein MEFSTKYLVVVILVFLSPVMGTSIGVNYGQIADNLPPPEKVVPLVKSMGATRLKLYDADPRVLKAFANTNVEFIVSIGNEYLADMKDPAKAQAWVKTNVQAYLPATKISCIAVGNEVLTFNDTSLSNNLLPAMESVYAALVSLHLDKQVSVSTAHSLAILETSYPPSAGAFRRDLVDCVTQVLNFHCKTGSPFQINAYPYFAYKANPKQVPLDYVLFQPNSGNVDPVTNLHYDNMLYAQIDAVHSALASIGYKNVCVQISETGWPSKGDGDEVGATPDNARKYNCNLIKLVSQKKGTPLRPNTNLNIYVFALFNENLKPGPMSERNYGLFKPDGSPSYPLGFAGINAVGTNSSSSSSPAAGTDSSTSTSSSTPAWSSPDGYLSITSDSGRIQFSSKSLVVRLHLVGLFSLFFFPTLTPWNCMNRHLL